The nucleotide window ATACGGAGCCGCCAATTAGATTTCCAATTGTAACGGGGACTAAATTATGGATGACACCGCTCCATGAAATAGTTCCAGGGTGGTTTAGGACTAAGGCAATTGCGAATGTGCACATATTAGCAATACTGTGCTCATAGCCGGAAATAAAGAAACAAAATACAAATAGCATCATTGCAAACATTTTTGGCCCATCCCCTTTTAAACCCATTGGAAGAAAGAAGGCCATGCAGACAAGCCAATTACAAAGAATGGCTCTAAAAAATAACTCTGTGGTGGGTACCTGCATTTTCATTTCCACTACGTGAAGTAAGAAACCATTGACAGAGGTTTCAGTATAAAGACCCGTAGTAAAAATAATAAAGGCAAATACGGCTGCCCCTAAGATGTTACCTGTGTAACTACACACCCATAGCTTCCAAACGTCTGTCCATGTCATTTTCTTACGAAGAGCAGCATACGTGTAATAGAACGTATTTCCGGTAAAAAGATCACCGCCTCCGTAAGCAATTAAAATGATCGCCGCCCCGAAGGTGAAAGCAGCCATTGGATAGGCGAATGGAGAGTGATCAAGGTAAAAGAAATTTCCTGTTTTAAATGCAACAATAACACCAAATCCAATAAACATACTGGCAAGCATTGCCCGTAAGATATAACGCAGGATACTTTGTCGAAATATTTTCATCTTTTTTAAAGCAAGTTTTTCCACTTCCTCTAAAGGCTGCATTTCCAATTGACATAACCACCATTTCAACCAGCATTCGTGTATCCATTTATTTTTTTACAAAAAGTGGTGAGATATGTATGGATGGGGGGATTTTCCTTATTAGCAATAAAGGATATTTCGTAAACATAAACTATTGTAATGGTTGAAATTAGCACATTTGTCCAGGAATCAGCTATAATAAAAAGGTTTTGTTAAGACTGATTTTTAAGGAGTTCAAAATGTTGAAAATGAGAAGTATTACACCACAATATGACCCGTGGGAAGCCTATTTAGATATCGAGGAATATGGAAAGCCTATGCTAACCAACATTGAATTCACGACGACAACGCTTTGTAATATGCGGTGTGAACATTGTGCGGTAGGGTATACGTTGCAGACAAAGGATCCAGAAGCACTTCCATTAGAATTATTACTTCAAAGACTTGAAGAAATCCCTGCTCTCCGTTCTTTAAGTATTACAGGCGGGGAGCCAATGTTATCATTATCCTCTGTGAAAAATTATGTTGTGCCGATTTTAAAATATGCCCATGACCGTGGGGTTCGGACGCAAATAAACTCCAATTTAACCCTTGATTTAGCTAGGTATGAGGAGATCGTTCCATACTTGGATGTATTACATATCTCTCATAACTGGGGAACGGTCGATGATTTTGTTGAGGGTGGATTTGCACGAATGGAGCGTCAGCCGGACTACAGCCAGCGAGAAAAATATTTTACAAGAATGATAGAAAATAGCCGCGAACTGGTTAAAGCTGGTGTAATGGTATCTGCCGAAACTATGTTAAATAAACGGACTCTACCTCATTTGGGAAAAATCCATAGGCAAATCGTGGATGAAATGCTTTGTCAGCGGCATGAGATTCATCCAATGTACCCTAGCGATTTCGCGAGTAATTTAGAAACCTTGTCGTTGGAGGAAATAAGGGGGGCAATCCACCACTTGCTAGATATACGGGATAAAAAGGTGTGGATGCTGTTTGGGACACTGCCGTTCTATGCTTGCAGTAGTGAACAAGAGGATTTAGACCTTTTAAAAAGACTTTATGAAAGCAAGAATGTCACCCTTCGAAATGATCCTGATGGCCGATCCCGGTTAAACGTAAATATTTTTAACGGTGATATTATCGTTACCGATTTTGGTGACACACCACCGTTAGGCAATATCCAAACGACAAATCTTCTGGATGCCTACGATAGTTGGCAATCCTCTTCCATAGCAAAAGAATTAAGCTGCCATTGTCCTGAGGTTTCCTGTCTCGGTCCCAATATTTTAGTGAAAAATAGTTATTACCAGGAATGTGATTTTAGCAAAAGACAAAACCAAATTCGAAAATAAAAAGGCAGGATATTCCTGCTTTTTTATTTTTATCCCTTATAATAGATTTATAAAGGGGGGAATGAATTGAGAATATTAGTTGTTGGAGCAGGTGCAGTTGGGGGTTATTTTGGCGGACGTTTACTAGAAAAGGGTGTTGATGTAACTTTTTTAGTAAGAGAGGGAAGAAGGAACCAGCTTGAGGATACCGGCCTTGTTATTGAAAGTATCCATGGGAATATAGCACTTAAGCCAAAAACAATTTTAGCTGGGGATGAGGCAACCCCTTTTGATTTGATCATTCTTTCTACAAAAGCATATCATTTTGATGGCGCGGTAGAAAGTTTCCGACAGTATGTGAGCAAGGAAACGGTGATCCTGCCTTTGTTAAATGGGATGGTGCATTTTGATAAGTTGGCTGAGGAATTTGGGGAAGAGCGGGTCATAGGCGGTCTTTGCTTTATCGAAACAACTCTTGATCAGGGTGGAAAGGTCATCCAAACGAGCCCTAAACATGATTTAGTCTTTGGAGAACGTAATGGTGAGCGGACAGAACGAATCGTAAAGATTGAAGAGGCATTTAGCGGAACAAAAGTAGGTTATCGTTTAAGCGAAGCAATTAATCAGGATCT belongs to Neobacillus sp. OS1-2 and includes:
- a CDS encoding formate/nitrite transporter family protein, with protein sequence MQPLEEVEKLALKKMKIFRQSILRYILRAMLASMFIGFGVIVAFKTGNFFYLDHSPFAYPMAAFTFGAAIILIAYGGGDLFTGNTFYYTYAALRKKMTWTDVWKLWVCSYTGNILGAAVFAFIIFTTGLYTETSVNGFLLHVVEMKMQVPTTELFFRAILCNWLVCMAFFLPMGLKGDGPKMFAMMLFVFCFFISGYEHSIANMCTFAIALVLNHPGTISWSGVIHNLVPVTIGNLIGGSVFMAMMYYYANKPYLDDFEKEQGN
- the yfkAB gene encoding radical SAM/CxCxxxxC motif protein YfkAB codes for the protein MLKMRSITPQYDPWEAYLDIEEYGKPMLTNIEFTTTTLCNMRCEHCAVGYTLQTKDPEALPLELLLQRLEEIPALRSLSITGGEPMLSLSSVKNYVVPILKYAHDRGVRTQINSNLTLDLARYEEIVPYLDVLHISHNWGTVDDFVEGGFARMERQPDYSQREKYFTRMIENSRELVKAGVMVSAETMLNKRTLPHLGKIHRQIVDEMLCQRHEIHPMYPSDFASNLETLSLEEIRGAIHHLLDIRDKKVWMLFGTLPFYACSSEQEDLDLLKRLYESKNVTLRNDPDGRSRLNVNIFNGDIIVTDFGDTPPLGNIQTTNLLDAYDSWQSSSIAKELSCHCPEVSCLGPNILVKNSYYQECDFSKRQNQIRK
- a CDS encoding ketopantoate reductase family protein; amino-acid sequence: MRILVVGAGAVGGYFGGRLLEKGVDVTFLVREGRRNQLEDTGLVIESIHGNIALKPKTILAGDEATPFDLIILSTKAYHFDGAVESFRQYVSKETVILPLLNGMVHFDKLAEEFGEERVIGGLCFIETTLDQGGKVIQTSPKHDLVFGERNGERTERIVKIEEAFSGTKVGYRLSEAINQDLWNKYLFIATMSGITTLMRSPIGPIREEESGYLVIEKLLAEIISVMKRVGAPFPENIQTLQMKQIDSLAYPMKSSMQRDMEKLAFVEADHLHGYLLKIAHKEQISVPVLEAVYANLKVYERQLI